One region of Mycolicibacterium rhodesiae NBB3 genomic DNA includes:
- a CDS encoding cytochrome P450 — protein MTTLVTGLPTIAYEHATSPAEAHELIRNARRRGPIAMGPHGPEVLSYDLVRTVLRDDGFAMPKGLALTAQGITSGELWDIALKGLLSLDGAEHRRQRRLLSKAFTPRAAERLRETCTDIIGELVDSQMNAGACDAVADIARRYPIPIICAMLGTPAADWHLFSDWADDVFKIFDWNVVNDEADIVRAWNALTDYLDEMVTRRRDALGDDLLSDLIRAEIDGDRLSHDELLTLGATLLMAGTDTTRNQLAAAVQVFCEHPDQWALLAEHPELAPRAVEEAMRYSPVIFTTMRVAVDDVELDGFRIGAGTPVIVNTAAANRDPEVYPNADQFDITRENAPAMLTFGGGIHYCLGAHLARIELAEALTTMARRMPDIRSAGDVSWKSITGISGPASLPIAFTACP, from the coding sequence ATGACGACACTTGTGACCGGCCTGCCGACCATCGCCTACGAACACGCCACGAGCCCAGCCGAGGCGCACGAGCTGATCCGAAATGCCCGCCGACGAGGACCTATTGCCATGGGCCCGCACGGCCCGGAGGTGCTTTCCTACGACCTCGTCCGGACCGTGTTGCGGGACGATGGCTTCGCGATGCCCAAGGGCTTGGCTCTGACCGCGCAGGGCATCACGTCAGGCGAACTATGGGACATCGCCCTCAAGGGTCTGTTGAGCCTCGACGGCGCAGAACACCGTAGGCAGCGACGGCTACTGTCCAAGGCGTTCACCCCAAGAGCCGCCGAACGGCTCAGGGAGACCTGCACGGATATCATCGGCGAACTCGTCGATTCCCAGATGAATGCGGGCGCGTGCGATGCGGTGGCCGACATCGCCAGGCGCTATCCCATCCCGATCATCTGCGCGATGCTGGGTACACCCGCGGCGGACTGGCACCTCTTCTCCGACTGGGCCGATGACGTCTTCAAGATCTTCGACTGGAACGTCGTGAACGACGAAGCCGACATCGTGCGCGCGTGGAACGCGCTGACGGACTATCTCGACGAGATGGTCACCCGACGGCGCGACGCGCTGGGCGACGATCTGCTGTCCGACCTGATCCGCGCGGAGATCGACGGCGACCGCCTGAGCCACGACGAGTTGTTGACGCTCGGCGCCACCTTGCTGATGGCGGGTACGGACACCACGCGCAACCAACTGGCCGCGGCCGTGCAGGTCTTCTGCGAACACCCCGATCAATGGGCGCTTCTCGCCGAACATCCTGAACTGGCGCCAAGGGCCGTCGAAGAAGCGATGCGCTACTCCCCCGTCATCTTCACGACGATGCGCGTCGCGGTCGACGACGTCGAACTAGACGGGTTCCGAATCGGCGCGGGCACACCGGTGATCGTCAACACCGCGGCGGCCAACCGCGATCCGGAGGTGTACCCGAACGCCGATCAGTTCGACATCACCCGCGAGAACGCTCCGGCCATGCTCACCTTCGGCGGCGGCATCCACTACTGCCTCGGCGCGCACCTCGCGCGAATCGAACTCGCCGAAGCCCTCACGACGATGGCGCGCCGGATGCCCGATATCCGGAGCGCAGGCGACGTCTCGTGGAAGTCGATCACCGGCATCAGCGGCCCCGCGAGCCTGCCGATCGCATTCACAGCCTGCCCCTGA
- a CDS encoding DUF4333 domain-containing protein produces MASLALHAGIAQAQAPTVIPEAAAQTIVDVVSESTGFVPTDVECPSGVDAVVGQQFECAVTGPEGPYTAYMQISKVDGTYVEYQITTRRD; encoded by the coding sequence GTGGCTAGTTTGGCTCTCCACGCGGGAATCGCGCAGGCTCAGGCGCCGACCGTCATACCGGAGGCAGCGGCGCAGACGATCGTCGACGTCGTCTCCGAGAGCACCGGTTTCGTCCCGACTGATGTCGAGTGCCCCTCCGGTGTGGACGCCGTGGTGGGACAGCAGTTCGAGTGCGCGGTCACCGGGCCTGAAGGGCCGTACACCGCGTACATGCAGATCAGCAAGGTCGACGGCACCTACGTCGAGTACCAGATCACGACGCGTCGCGACTAG
- a CDS encoding IS481 family transposase, with protein sequence MVAANEPIDPRVRLAISQWPDDAPRGAVSTFCAEHGISRKSFYALRNRAKTDGSAAVLEPRTRRPKSSPSTLSDAVKEQAVAVRAALEASGLDHGPISVHEKMHAMGLDQVPSTASLARIFREAGVARLEPKKKPRSAWRRFVYPAPNACWQLDATEYVLSRGRTCVIFQLIDDHSRYALASHVAWGETAAAAIVVFDKAVAAHGVPQRLLSDNGIALNPSRRGHLGQLVAHVGALGVQAITGKPYKPTTQGKNERFHQTLFRYLDKQPLAETLEDLQTQVDEFDHVYNTQRPHQGLPGRITPLAAWEATPKADPPRPKLDRPIYQRVTRRYQRPRAQAPADLPAGTCIRTVNTSGTISLDGVHYKVDVDLAFQQVLVISTGDNTGDAIIITDLLGEILAEHSRPAPGIRYVGNGQRPGTRPTNPPPLPKS encoded by the coding sequence GTGGTGGCTGCCAATGAACCCATCGATCCTCGTGTCCGGCTCGCGATCTCCCAATGGCCCGATGACGCGCCCCGCGGGGCGGTCTCGACGTTCTGCGCCGAGCACGGCATTTCTCGGAAGTCGTTCTACGCGTTGCGCAACCGCGCGAAGACCGACGGTTCGGCCGCAGTGCTCGAACCCAGGACCCGACGCCCGAAATCGAGCCCGTCGACATTGAGCGACGCGGTCAAGGAGCAGGCGGTGGCGGTGCGTGCCGCTCTGGAGGCCTCCGGCCTGGATCACGGGCCGATCAGTGTGCACGAGAAGATGCACGCGATGGGCCTGGACCAGGTCCCGTCCACGGCGTCGCTGGCACGCATCTTCCGTGAGGCCGGGGTGGCTCGACTGGAACCGAAGAAGAAGCCCCGCTCGGCGTGGAGGCGTTTCGTCTATCCGGCGCCGAACGCGTGCTGGCAACTCGACGCCACTGAGTACGTGCTCAGCCGCGGACGCACATGTGTGATCTTCCAGCTCATCGACGACCACTCCCGCTACGCCCTGGCCTCGCACGTGGCGTGGGGTGAGACCGCTGCGGCGGCGATCGTCGTCTTCGACAAGGCAGTGGCAGCTCACGGTGTGCCCCAACGGCTCCTGTCCGACAACGGGATTGCGCTGAACCCGTCGCGGCGTGGGCATCTCGGCCAACTCGTCGCCCACGTTGGTGCCCTCGGCGTGCAGGCGATCACCGGCAAGCCCTACAAGCCGACCACCCAGGGCAAAAACGAACGCTTCCACCAGACCCTGTTCCGCTATCTGGACAAACAACCACTGGCCGAAACACTCGAAGATCTGCAAACCCAGGTCGACGAGTTCGACCACGTCTACAACACCCAGCGTCCTCACCAAGGCCTGCCCGGGCGCATCACGCCACTGGCCGCATGGGAAGCCACCCCCAAAGCCGATCCACCCCGCCCCAAACTTGACAGGCCCATCTACCAGCGCGTCACGCGCCGATACCAACGCCCCCGAGCACAGGCGCCCGCGGATCTACCCGCCGGCACGTGCATCAGGACCGTGAATACATCGGGCACCATCAGCCTGGACGGCGTGCACTACAAAGTCGACGTGGACCTCGCATTCCAGCAGGTCCTCGTCATCAGCACCGGCGACAACACCGGCGACGCCATCATCATCACCGACCTGCTCGGCGAGATCCTCGCCGAGCACAGCCGACCCGCACCGGGCATCCGCTACGTCGGCAACGGCCAGCGCCCAGGAACCCGCCCCACCAACCCACCACCGTTACCGAAGTCCTGA
- a CDS encoding HNH endonuclease signature motif containing protein, giving the protein MFDFERDRDLLQVMGEATREESTCIAQRLLAVAELYTRHEGALADMEWCLVDYCAATAADVSAVQNISHARAVGQVQFACALAYRLPAVAKVFVRGTIDFRMVSTIINRTDNVDDELMPKLDEAIARHCEKWMKLSRPKLQDRVDQWVAKFDPAGVRVPPKVEQNRYFDVDAAAPGMAFASGHLRAADGAALDARLEALAATVCEHDPRSHNQRRADAAGALGRQEAALVCLCGRQDCTAAQGDAQHTAATAVIHVLAEQGTLEGSSDTPGYLRGLGILPAESVREVAKTARLKPLTIPTGAAPDPGYRPTARTREFLGWRDLTCRWPGCDKPVEKCDVDHTVPYPNGPTHPSNTKHYCRIHHLVKTFCGWNDRQLPDGTIVLTSPTGYTCTTEPHGAAMFPTLATPTGELDLPPTAHEPDAPAERLAMMPRRKQTRAQDRRDRINAERRERTELIAEQQRQHQAWLAANYKPPPF; this is encoded by the coding sequence ATGTTCGATTTCGAGCGTGATCGGGATCTCCTCCAGGTGATGGGTGAGGCCACGCGCGAGGAGTCGACGTGTATCGCGCAGCGGTTGTTGGCCGTGGCGGAGTTGTATACCCGGCATGAGGGTGCGTTGGCCGATATGGAGTGGTGTCTGGTCGACTACTGCGCGGCGACCGCTGCGGATGTGTCGGCGGTGCAGAACATCAGCCATGCCCGTGCGGTGGGGCAGGTGCAGTTCGCGTGTGCGCTGGCGTATCGGTTGCCGGCGGTGGCCAAGGTGTTTGTGCGCGGCACGATCGATTTTCGGATGGTCTCGACGATCATCAACCGCACCGACAATGTCGATGACGAGCTGATGCCCAAGCTGGATGAGGCGATCGCGCGACATTGCGAGAAGTGGATGAAGCTGTCACGGCCCAAGCTGCAGGATCGGGTGGATCAGTGGGTGGCCAAGTTCGATCCCGCTGGCGTGCGGGTGCCGCCCAAGGTCGAGCAGAACCGCTACTTCGATGTCGATGCGGCGGCACCGGGGATGGCGTTCGCGTCGGGGCATCTGCGTGCTGCTGACGGGGCGGCACTGGATGCCCGGTTGGAGGCGTTGGCGGCCACGGTGTGTGAGCATGACCCGCGCAGCCACAACCAACGCCGCGCCGATGCCGCCGGCGCGTTGGGCCGGCAGGAGGCCGCGCTGGTCTGCCTGTGTGGACGTCAGGACTGCACGGCAGCTCAGGGCGACGCGCAACACACGGCGGCCACCGCGGTGATCCATGTGCTGGCCGAACAGGGCACTCTGGAGGGGTCCAGTGACACTCCGGGGTATCTGCGGGGTTTGGGCATTCTGCCGGCCGAATCGGTGCGCGAGGTCGCCAAGACCGCCAGGCTGAAGCCGCTGACCATTCCCACGGGTGCGGCGCCGGACCCGGGATACCGGCCGACAGCGAGGACCAGGGAGTTTCTGGGGTGGCGGGATCTGACGTGTCGCTGGCCGGGCTGCGATAAGCCGGTAGAGAAGTGCGACGTGGACCACACGGTGCCCTACCCGAATGGGCCGACGCATCCCTCGAATACCAAGCATTACTGTCGGATTCATCATCTGGTCAAGACGTTCTGCGGCTGGAATGATCGGCAGCTGCCCGATGGCACGATCGTGCTGACCTCGCCGACGGGGTACACCTGCACGACTGAACCTCACGGTGCGGCGATGTTCCCCACCCTGGCCACGCCCACCGGTGAGCTCGACCTCCCGCCGACCGCGCACGAGCCCGACGCACCGGCGGAACGCCTGGCAATGATGCCGCGGCGCAAGCAGACCCGCGCTCAGGACCGCCGCGACCGCATCAACGCCGAACGACGCGAACGCACCGAACTGATCGCCGAACAACAACGACAACACCAAGCCTGGCTCGCCGCCAACTACAAACCCCCACCCTTCTGA
- a CDS encoding flavin-containing monooxygenase, whose amino-acid sequence MTREPRVVIIGAGIAGIATAVTLQRAGFGDFTILEKGSDVGGVWHWNRYPGLTCDVPSQLYQFSFAPKPDWSGLFAPGAEIQRYLRDVVDGCGLGDRLLLNTEVVSATFSGTDWRVTTSGGVELEADFVIAATGVLHHPFTPDIPGLDTFAGDVVHTARWHDDTVTDGRRIAVIGTGSTGVQVVSALQPGAARISHLVRSPQWVMWAPMGLRQPAAVGRLLRKRPALHRKLYAVFLWGSGILADIATRPSWRRRLVQTYARWSLRTQVRNPELRDRLTPDYQPLCKRQVVSSSYYRAIRADNAEVVTAPIDRVTPRGIALSDGREIDVDLLVLATGFHTHNYMRPMRIRGRDGISLDDAWAKGPRAYRMTAIPGFPNLFTVLGPNSPTGSISLQYSSELTARYITQWLRRFRDGEVDTVEVTEEATAKFNDDAGQALGPTVWNTGCNSWYLTDEGNVDLWPYDRKTMTAMLSRPDYRDFHVQKGGGL is encoded by the coding sequence ATGACGCGCGAACCTCGGGTTGTGATCATCGGTGCGGGCATCGCAGGCATCGCGACCGCGGTGACGTTGCAGCGCGCCGGCTTCGGTGATTTCACGATCCTGGAGAAGGGTTCCGACGTCGGCGGCGTGTGGCACTGGAACCGCTACCCCGGCCTCACCTGCGATGTGCCGTCGCAGCTGTATCAGTTCTCGTTCGCGCCGAAGCCGGACTGGTCGGGCCTGTTCGCGCCGGGCGCGGAGATCCAACGCTATCTCCGCGACGTCGTTGACGGTTGCGGACTCGGCGACCGTCTGCTGTTGAACACGGAGGTTGTGTCCGCGACTTTTTCCGGAACGGATTGGCGCGTAACGACTTCTGGCGGGGTGGAGCTCGAAGCAGACTTCGTGATCGCCGCGACCGGTGTGCTTCATCACCCGTTCACGCCCGACATTCCGGGACTCGACACCTTCGCCGGCGATGTGGTCCACACGGCGCGCTGGCACGACGACACGGTCACCGACGGACGACGCATCGCGGTCATCGGCACGGGGTCGACGGGTGTGCAGGTTGTGTCCGCCCTGCAACCCGGCGCGGCACGTATCAGCCATCTGGTGCGGTCGCCGCAGTGGGTGATGTGGGCGCCGATGGGACTGCGCCAGCCCGCGGCCGTGGGCAGGCTGCTACGGAAACGACCGGCGCTGCACAGGAAGCTGTACGCGGTATTCCTTTGGGGATCAGGCATTCTCGCCGACATCGCCACCCGGCCGAGCTGGCGCCGACGACTCGTCCAGACGTATGCGCGCTGGTCGTTGCGCACCCAGGTTCGCAATCCGGAGCTCCGGGACCGGCTCACTCCCGACTATCAGCCGTTGTGCAAGCGTCAGGTCGTGTCGAGCTCGTACTATCGCGCGATCCGCGCGGACAATGCCGAGGTGGTGACCGCGCCGATCGACAGAGTCACCCCGCGCGGCATCGCGTTGTCCGACGGTCGAGAGATCGATGTCGACCTGCTGGTGTTGGCGACCGGGTTTCACACCCACAACTACATGCGTCCCATGCGAATTCGCGGACGCGACGGTATCTCGCTGGACGACGCGTGGGCCAAGGGCCCGCGCGCCTATCGGATGACGGCTATCCCGGGATTCCCGAACCTGTTCACGGTGCTGGGACCCAATTCTCCGACGGGGTCGATTTCACTGCAGTATTCGTCGGAGCTCACTGCCCGATACATCACGCAGTGGCTGCGCAGGTTCCGCGATGGGGAGGTCGACACTGTCGAGGTGACCGAGGAGGCCACCGCGAAATTCAACGACGATGCCGGACAGGCGCTGGGACCCACAGTGTGGAATACCGGTTGCAACTCTTGGTATCTCACCGATGAGGGCAACGTCGACCTGTGGCCATACGACCGCAAGACCATGACCGCGATGCTGAGTCGACCCGATTATCGCGACTTCCACGTTCAGAAGGGTGGGGGTTTGTAG
- a CDS encoding TetR/AcrR family transcriptional regulator, with amino-acid sequence MPRMTRAQSQAQTRADLVRTARRLFFEDGYHPTSLEKVADAAGFSKGAVYSNFRNKDELCTAVLDEVRGERIAEILDIMARPDLPSRIEALRDWAERVIGDPGWTSLEVEFAVHARRNEQLRTDMASRLTFILQTLTGATESTDLTDPAMPRDEIATVMLALGIGLGLLRSIDPGVPVNGLTDILSLVSGQS; translated from the coding sequence ATGCCGAGGATGACACGGGCTCAGAGCCAGGCGCAGACCAGGGCTGACCTGGTCAGAACCGCGAGGCGGCTGTTCTTCGAGGACGGTTATCACCCGACGTCGCTGGAGAAGGTCGCCGACGCGGCGGGATTCTCCAAGGGGGCGGTCTACTCGAACTTCCGCAACAAGGACGAGTTGTGTACGGCGGTGCTCGACGAGGTCCGTGGCGAGCGGATCGCCGAGATCCTTGACATCATGGCGCGACCGGACCTGCCCTCGCGTATCGAGGCACTTCGCGACTGGGCCGAACGGGTTATCGGCGATCCTGGGTGGACGTCGCTGGAGGTCGAGTTCGCCGTGCACGCCAGGCGCAACGAGCAACTGCGGACCGACATGGCGTCCCGGCTGACATTCATCCTCCAAACACTTACCGGGGCAACCGAATCCACTGACCTCACCGATCCGGCGATGCCCCGCGACGAGATAGCGACGGTGATGCTCGCCCTAGGAATCGGCCTGGGCCTCCTGCGCTCCATCGATCCCGGCGTCCCCGTCAACGGCCTCACAGACATTCTCAGCCTGGTCAGCGGCCAATCCTGA
- a CDS encoding NINE protein, with protein MTEPQFGGNEYGSQPTPPPPPQPGYGPPPVGQYPQAYQDPSAPFGRHPLTGEPFSDKSKTIAGLLQLLGLFGLVGIGRMYLGQVGLGVAQLLVGLVTCGIGALVWGIVDAVLIFTDKVRDPEGRPLRDGT; from the coding sequence ATGACTGAGCCGCAGTTCGGTGGCAATGAATATGGAAGCCAGCCAACGCCGCCGCCCCCGCCGCAGCCTGGCTACGGACCACCGCCCGTGGGTCAGTACCCGCAGGCCTACCAGGATCCGTCCGCCCCGTTCGGCAGGCACCCGCTCACGGGTGAGCCGTTCTCGGACAAGTCCAAGACCATCGCCGGCCTGCTGCAGCTGCTCGGGCTGTTCGGGCTCGTCGGCATTGGCCGCATGTATCTCGGCCAGGTCGGTCTCGGTGTCGCCCAGCTCCTCGTCGGGCTCGTGACGTGCGGTATCGGTGCCCTCGTCTGGGGCATCGTCGACGCAGTCCTGATTTTCACCGACAAGGTGCGCGATCCAGAGGGACGTCCTCTGCGCGATGGCACTTAG
- a CDS encoding DUF2752 domain-containing protein, which produces MALSTAPTRGRLYTALGTGAVVVGALAYIGLGDPHRPNFFLPCPFHAATGLYCPGCGGLRMVHDVLHLDLSAAVVDNVVALIGLPLLLAWIVLRRRSERPWMTPVAAVTIVAIAVTWTVVRNLPGFPLVPTVLDG; this is translated from the coding sequence ATGGCACTTAGTACGGCCCCCACCAGGGGACGGCTCTACACCGCACTCGGGACGGGTGCCGTGGTCGTCGGCGCTCTCGCCTACATCGGACTGGGCGACCCGCATCGACCGAACTTCTTTCTGCCGTGTCCGTTTCACGCGGCCACGGGTCTGTACTGCCCCGGCTGCGGTGGACTGCGCATGGTTCACGACGTCCTCCACCTCGACCTGTCCGCGGCCGTGGTCGACAACGTCGTCGCTCTGATCGGTCTGCCGCTGCTGCTGGCGTGGATCGTGTTGCGTCGGCGCAGCGAACGACCGTGGATGACGCCGGTTGCGGCTGTCACCATCGTCGCTATCGCCGTCACCTGGACCGTAGTGCGCAACCTGCCGGGATTCCCGCTGGTCCCGACGGTTCTCGACGGGTAG